The following proteins are encoded in a genomic region of Egibacteraceae bacterium:
- a CDS encoding IS1380 family transposase yields MKSNRLFDIGGRRVEVRGDAEGVVSHAGVALLSGLADRVGLTQALGERPRACRQRASAHDPGEVLRDMAVALADGAVCVSDLAVLRDQPELFGQVASHATVWRTLDRVADDELGGADAIARARADARAAVWRQSGPPLVDGMVVLDFDATIVGAESDKVGAAGTFKKTYGHHPLLCYVDHGDGTGDPLAGMLRAGNAGSNTVDDHLDVLDAALAALPAIPEGTPMLVRADGAGATHGFVDALRAKGIAFSVGFDVTAPVREAIAGLDAAAWADVADPDAPNRAERRARPKRWRLPVAAKPRPQVAELDIDLTTNGWPPGSRLIARREARSPGEQAQLGDLDGYRLSVFLTDCTDDVATLDRRHRHHAHVEQRIRDAKDTGLSNLPHFDLALNAVWLELVLCAQALNAWSQRLLLTGTLAAASPKTLRHRLWHTAARVTRHARRTVVAYQRSWPWTPDLLAAFDRLAAVPPAPG; encoded by the coding sequence GTGAAGAGTAACAGGCTGTTCGACATCGGTGGGCGACGGGTGGAGGTCCGCGGCGACGCCGAGGGGGTGGTGTCCCACGCGGGGGTGGCGTTGCTGTCGGGGCTGGCCGACCGGGTCGGGCTGACCCAGGCGTTGGGCGAGCGCCCGCGGGCCTGTCGCCAGCGCGCCTCGGCCCACGACCCCGGCGAGGTGCTGCGCGACATGGCGGTGGCGCTGGCTGACGGGGCGGTGTGCGTGTCCGATCTTGCGGTGCTGCGTGACCAGCCCGAGCTGTTCGGCCAGGTCGCCTCGCATGCCACGGTGTGGCGCACCTTGGACCGCGTCGCCGACGACGAGTTGGGCGGCGCGGACGCGATCGCGCGGGCGCGCGCCGACGCCAGAGCGGCGGTGTGGCGCCAGAGCGGCCCGCCGCTGGTCGACGGGATGGTGGTGCTCGACTTTGACGCCACGATCGTTGGCGCCGAGTCCGACAAGGTCGGCGCGGCCGGCACGTTCAAGAAGACCTACGGCCACCACCCGCTGCTGTGCTACGTCGACCACGGCGACGGCACCGGCGACCCGCTGGCGGGGATGCTGCGTGCGGGCAACGCCGGGTCCAACACCGTGGACGACCACCTCGACGTGCTGGACGCGGCGCTGGCGGCGCTGCCGGCTATCCCCGAGGGCACCCCGATGCTGGTGCGCGCCGACGGCGCCGGGGCCACCCACGGGTTCGTCGACGCGTTGCGCGCCAAGGGGATCGCCTTCTCGGTCGGCTTCGATGTGACCGCCCCGGTGCGCGAGGCGATCGCCGGCCTGGACGCCGCCGCCTGGGCCGACGTGGCCGACCCCGACGCGCCCAACCGCGCCGAGCGACGCGCCAGGCCCAAACGCTGGCGGCTGCCCGTGGCTGCCAAGCCCCGCCCCCAGGTCGCCGAGCTCGACATCGACCTGACTACCAACGGCTGGCCGCCCGGGTCCCGGCTGATCGCCCGCCGTGAGGCCCGCAGCCCCGGCGAGCAAGCCCAGCTGGGCGACCTCGACGGCTACCGCCTGAGCGTGTTCCTCACCGACTGCACCGACGACGTGGCGACCTTGGACCGCCGTCACCGCCACCACGCCCACGTCGAGCAGCGCATCCGCGACGCCAAGGACACCGGCCTGTCAAACCTGCCCCACTTCGACCTGGCACTCAACGCCGTGTGGCTCGAGCTGGTGCTGTGCGCCCAAGCGCTGAACGCGTGGAGCCAACGCCTGCTGCTGACCGGCACTTTGGCCGCCGCCTCGCCCAAGACCCTGCGCCACCGGCTGTGGCACACCGCCGCGCGCGTCACCCGCCACGCCCGACGCACCGTGGTGGCCTACCAGCGGTCCTGGCCGTGGACGCCTGACCTGCTCGCCGCGTTCGACCGGCTCGCCGCCGTGCCGCCCGCTCCCGGCTGA
- a CDS encoding tyrosine-type recombinase/integrase codes for MSDPVPDSAVPRTPPKRKARQLAKHLRGEHPDYAYLKAVFRHLRTELEVEVQREPKRLPYVPTEAEIRRYYEVVWTGRRGQDIVLIKTLLFTGVGVSELVRIRIDDVDLDACRIRITQGKGAKDRTVPFPSSFKETLALHIDAQQAKAAAFLFESSWKKPYSTRGVRALLARYAAKAGLEHNMPPHRLRHFLFTWLKTQGIDDAL; via the coding sequence GTGAGCGACCCTGTCCCGGACTCCGCAGTCCCTCGGACCCCTCCGAAGCGCAAGGCCCGGCAACTCGCCAAGCACCTCAGGGGCGAACACCCCGACTACGCCTACCTCAAGGCGGTGTTCCGCCATCTGCGGACCGAGCTGGAGGTCGAGGTGCAGAGGGAGCCGAAACGGCTGCCGTATGTTCCCACCGAGGCCGAGATCCGTCGCTACTACGAGGTCGTCTGGACCGGCCGGCGAGGCCAGGACATCGTCCTCATCAAGACCCTTCTGTTCACCGGGGTCGGGGTCTCCGAGCTGGTGCGCATCCGCATTGACGACGTCGACCTGGATGCCTGTCGCATCCGCATCACCCAGGGCAAGGGGGCCAAGGACCGCACAGTGCCCTTCCCGAGCTCGTTCAAGGAGACCCTGGCGCTGCACATCGACGCGCAGCAAGCCAAGGCGGCGGCCTTCCTGTTCGAGTCCAGCTGGAAGAAGCCCTACTCGACCCGAGGGGTCCGAGCGCTGCTCGCCCGCTACGCCGCCAAGGCCGGCCTCGAGCACAACATGCCCCCGCACCGGCTGCGGCACTTCCTCTTCACGTGGCTAAAGACCCAGGGCATCGACGACGCCCTG
- a CDS encoding N-6 DNA methylase, whose amino-acid sequence MSAAETLATARQVLAAVGYADDAIASGYPVWLGRGNGVAAVEFVAFGRSAPRDMSTALVAVTSDALDRARQVAETIATPYFMVASGNGLDLWVAGGEQPWIPTVGLADVDRLRAWLRPAVALRAKVGLRQLPLFDLPVNFLAAARSRSAEQLAPIVGEALEAATDALVPTNVDAKPGQGKRYRHSRAALLVVGALTTLVIRDRGMVQAAGMEDLIDAVARQHPSSFNWFEKSSRRERAILVELVSQLGSGIDYQSLDPSILSHVYEQALVNEDDRKRLGIHYTPPRLAAQLLNGLPVELVAPENRHVLDPACGSGTLLVAAHDRLRDLQPVGWTEEDRHRDLAVHLQGFDIDPFAVEIARLTLLLHAQPAGNGWRIISEDTLQQPAPSPPPHIIVSNPPWEFSSGGKRSQKADQFMTWSMRTLAPGGLLGILLPGSWMTADSSASVREELLETFEVFEMWRLPEGTFPTSGVSTTAVLARRRGGLSGRGARVVREVDLPGLPEFLTSGIAKVTYVLPGGSGTPLAQDVH is encoded by the coding sequence ATGAGTGCCGCCGAGACACTGGCCACCGCCCGCCAAGTCCTAGCGGCCGTGGGGTACGCAGATGACGCCATCGCCTCGGGTTACCCCGTCTGGCTGGGGCGGGGCAACGGTGTTGCCGCCGTCGAGTTCGTGGCCTTCGGCCGCTCAGCGCCGCGAGATATGTCGACCGCGCTGGTTGCAGTCACCTCGGACGCACTGGATCGTGCGCGGCAAGTGGCCGAGACCATCGCCACCCCGTACTTCATGGTCGCAAGCGGAAACGGCCTGGACCTGTGGGTCGCCGGCGGGGAGCAACCGTGGATACCGACCGTCGGCCTCGCTGACGTCGACCGCCTCCGGGCTTGGCTACGTCCTGCTGTAGCGCTGCGCGCCAAAGTTGGCCTCCGGCAGTTGCCGCTCTTTGACCTTCCCGTTAACTTTCTCGCCGCTGCTCGCTCGCGATCCGCCGAGCAGCTCGCACCCATCGTGGGGGAAGCCCTGGAGGCTGCCACCGACGCCCTAGTCCCCACGAATGTTGACGCCAAGCCTGGTCAGGGAAAGCGGTATCGTCATAGTCGAGCGGCGCTGTTGGTGGTCGGTGCGTTGACGACTCTCGTCATCCGCGACAGAGGAATGGTTCAAGCGGCGGGGATGGAAGATCTGATCGATGCAGTAGCGCGACAACATCCCTCGTCGTTTAACTGGTTCGAGAAGTCGTCCCGCCGCGAGCGGGCCATCCTCGTGGAGTTGGTATCACAGCTTGGTAGTGGAATCGACTACCAAAGCCTGGATCCGTCCATCCTGAGCCACGTCTACGAGCAGGCGCTCGTGAACGAGGATGACCGCAAACGTCTTGGCATTCACTACACGCCTCCCCGGTTGGCGGCGCAGCTCCTGAACGGCCTGCCAGTCGAGCTGGTGGCGCCTGAGAATCGGCACGTGCTGGATCCTGCTTGCGGATCGGGGACGCTACTCGTCGCAGCCCACGACCGCCTTCGAGACCTGCAGCCAGTGGGTTGGACCGAAGAGGATCGACACCGCGACCTGGCGGTGCACCTGCAGGGCTTCGACATCGATCCTTTCGCGGTCGAGATCGCCCGGCTCACGCTGCTGTTGCACGCCCAGCCCGCCGGTAACGGCTGGCGGATCATTTCAGAAGACACTCTCCAGCAGCCTGCTCCTAGTCCGCCGCCGCACATCATTGTGAGTAATCCGCCATGGGAGTTCAGCAGCGGCGGGAAGCGTTCGCAGAAGGCCGATCAGTTCATGACGTGGAGCATGAGGACACTCGCTCCAGGCGGCCTGCTTGGCATCCTCCTCCCGGGTTCCTGGATGACCGCGGACAGCAGTGCCTCGGTCCGCGAGGAACTGCTCGAGACCTTCGAGGTATTCGAGATGTGGCGACTGCCCGAGGGCACCTTCCCCACGTCTGGCGTCTCAACGACGGCCGTGTTGGCGCGGAGACGCGGCGGCCTCAGTGGACGTGGAGCCCGGGTCGTGCGAGAGGTGGACCTTCCTGGTCTTCCGGAGTTCCTGACAAGCGGCATCGCGAAAGTTACCTACGTTCTCCCTGGGGGTTCGGGAACCCCGCTGGCCCAGGATGTTCATTAA